The genomic interval GCTTCAGGGGAGGTTTGCGTCTTTTCTCTAGTTCTTTTTCTAGTTGGAGTTTCGATAACTCCGCTGGCTATACTCTCTGGTTCTTTACTGGAGCCAGCTGCAGAATCTATCGACAAGCAAGACGGATTGACAAGAAGACTGTTACTTCTCGTCCTCCTTGCTGGTGACGAGAACAAATCTTCTTCTGTTTCACTCTCCTCGGTTTCTTCTTCATCAGCGGCCTCACCTCCCGAGTCACCTTCTCCATTCACGGACCTATGCTCTGTGCTGGAACAGTCTCCCGAGCTGCTGGTCGTACTGGAAGAATCCGCCGTACTGCTAACTCTAAAGGACAGAGCAGACTCTGCCGGGCAGCCACCTTCTACTGCAGCGGGGAGGCTGCCGTCACCACTGAAGTTATCCTTACACATGGTTAACACCCGTTGTACAGCGTTGTCATCCAGGTCAGAGGAGTCGTCCGTCAGCACCGCATGCTCTTGCCAGAATACTTCCTCCCGAGCGCGGTACAACTCGCGCCGCATCTTTTCTCGCTTGGTCACCATGTAACACAGGTTGCGCaactggaaaagaaaaggtGTGAGATTGACACACACACAGAGAACAAAATTGACACACATTAAATGTTGCGTGGATTAAGGCCTAAAATGACTTttgatgcaaaataaaattatcgaGTTTCGCAAGGGATTAGATCAGGAAGACATTATGGAAGGAGTATGTAGCAGTCTACCCTGAGTAGTCAGTCCAGACTTTCTTTTCCTCGCAtccctaaatttttttctctggtgTATCTTTGTTTCCTAACACCTAAAAAATCTCTGGTATATCAGGTCAAATACGTCTTTAGGAGTTTCCAGAAAACAGAGCTCTACAGTATATTCCTAAGAGGGTATGCAAAGGGTAAACTGAATGTTGTCCCGCACAGCCGACCGTCAAACTTCCTGTGCGGTCAGAATTCTTAAAGGAAGTTTAAAGTGGTGAGTGGTAAGAGAGTTCTGAGGCCAAAACACACCAACCATAAAGCGAGGCGATGTCTAACAGCTATTCGCAGGGGCTGGTATTTAACCGAGAACATTTTACAGTATTCAAGTTAAGTCAACATGTGCTAATGATGAATTCAATCTACTCACCTTCTCGAGGTTGCACCGTAATTTCAGAATCCTCTCTAACTGTGCCTGAAGATTGGTGGAGGAATTAACGGCGCCCTGATGAGAAAAAGAGCAATGAAGAAGGAACTTCATTTCTACATAGAACTTAGAAGTTCCATCGACATAATGGACACTAGGCGAGCTGGACAAATTAGACATTTATGACAATGATTTCAACTTTTGTGGGTCTGGTACTGATTATTAGTGTCAGATCCCTTGCAGACTTGTCACGAGCTCGCTCTGTTCCAGGCCTTTAACTTATTCGCGGGCAAAAAACGCTCGTGCTCAGCGCCGATGAGGGGCTTCTCGACTTGCTGGCTaaacatcataaaaaaaaagtctattACAAGATTCCGATACACAGCAACCCtttgaccctaagagtgaccagcatctaatttctccctacaatatgacctctgaatcaaacattaaagtaccgagagtaaaggaaatgatcactaactaaaatTACACgaattctctttgttagcaacttaggaaatgtatagagaacagcatggagaatttgcatgatgatgtTAATGTGATGTTAACTTGTGAAGGGTTAATACAATTTTGAGTAAATCTCTTTATTTCTCACCTGTTTCCCTGAGAGTTTTTCCTGTTGTTGGAGGGTGGGTGGCAGAAGAGGAATATCGTCTTGTGCCTGATAAACCCAAAAATTTTGTTGTATGAGTATAATCACTAAACGAcacctaataaaaaaaataaacttttgaaaGAAGTAATACCTTTCTCTTGAGCGCCCAGTACTTATGTATCTTGGTAGCCAATTCTTTGGGAAGGTTGAGGTCTTTCGCAATCTCGGCAGGGGTAACAAACTTGTAAAACTCTTCCTCCATTTGCTTTAGTCTAAACGGAGTTGACAacgaaaagtaataaaaattcctcgttttattcaaaatttgtgAACATTATTCTAGACTTTACAGGTTTTTCAGTTCAACCAGTGCACTACCtgatatcttttattttgagtttatcttttttgttgAATACTGCCTCTATGGAATCAACCATAATGGTAGAAAAAACCAAAGTTCAAGGGACTCTTCTTAAAACATAAACATAGGCCTCTTTAATGTGTGATCAAATCACACACAACACTAAGAATTCTTTGTAAccatgttattttgttttaaattcacTGTGATCCCAAGGTGCATgcccaaatgaaaaaaaaaaaaaaaaaagtcatcctcttctctaaaaaatttttttactacAACCCTCTTTTGTCCTATGGTCATTTTTTCATCCCCATTTCTATAAAACCACACAAAATAATCAGTGGGTTTACCTCTTCTGTCTCAAATTCTCTGCATCCTCTGAGGTCGAGGGAGTTCCTGTGTCCTCATCCCTAGTTTTCTTGTTGGGTGATTTGCTTTTGTGGCTGTGCTTGGTGCAATAACTCTGCAGAACACAATTTGATTTCAGTCATTAAGTGGAAATAATGCTTGTTACATAGAATCCCACAATTGCCTATATCACGAAAGGCAAGTAATAACAAAACATTCTACCACCCTTAATATTATAGTATGGttaaaaaaggttgaaaaagcaaagcaatggatagattttttttatcaaccaCATGAAAACTTTCAACAAAAATGCAGAAATCTGGTTGGCATCAATTTTGTCAATTCCCTTGAATTGTGGGCTGCCATCCCAAACAATCAGATAACTATAATTTTACTAAATAGCAGGTATGAAAACAGTAAATTCCCAATCATGTTGGATTTCTTGACAAACAAAATCAGAGGATACTCACAATGTGTCTGACACCATCTGTGGCAGTGTCATCCAACACAGTCCTCATTTCAAGACCATGCTTGAACCCGCATGTCACATGAAAAGCTGTCACACAAGTTTTAACctaacaaaaaaatgcaaaacgaaaagaaaacacctaCAGCTTAGCTATTGAACAAGTTTACATCTCTTATAGaatttgagaaacaaaacagtaGTTGTATGTAGCTGTGCTCTAGTAGGGCTTGGCTGCTACAGCTGATTAACTATTGTCTTTGGGTGGCCTGTATAACTTtactttcactcccaagattgcAGTGGTAATTTTGTTGCTGTCTTATGTtgttagtttggaaaatttgttattggatcagCTAACAATCATTGCCCATACACTTACACAGAAACTTgaaaacatacatgtacaaaGTTACACTGTTTGCTATGATGAGAACCAGACTTACTGTGCACTGGATACAAGCTCCAACCTTGTCACGGCACAATGAACACACTAGATTCCATCTGCTGGCCTAGAAATTATTAGATACATGGAACAATGTTATTTTAAATACTgcaaagaagaaacaaaatactacaAATCATAGATTGGAACTGAACTCACTGGAATGTTCTCTATTCTGTTGATTGGTTCCATTTTGGAAACATTTCCAAACCCAACTTCAGGAATCCATAAGGCACAACTAACATGTGCCCAACCTTTGTTATTCCTGGAAAGAAAGGTAAACGAAGTCAAAGTCATAgcatgtttttcctttcaagtgatcaaaataaatgtaaaagaaattaaactgcCAGTAGTTATCAGACTCAAGATTCTCAACTTTCCTCTAGTCTATAATAAATTTACTATCCTCTGCTGCATtgctttcatttcctttcttattcaaagagagagagagaggtcTTTTTCTGATGCAAAATGATAGTTAAGATAATGAGGTAAACTCTTAACACCATAAATCTGATCTGTAATTCTATGTCCTACCTGCTATAAATTAACTTGTaaattagttgggagaatttggtgttatatcaagatTAAACCCTCTGACTAATGGGTAAATGCCTATTTACCTAATGTATCTGCTAAAGGAttcttttaaatattgaaatgagaagaaaactttaaataatgaaacattATTGCCTGTCTTTCCAttacaaacagaaagaaaaaaaaaggaaaatttgtgtCAATAGTATCATGCTTCTGAGACATAGATATAAACTTGAGAACTGTATAAGCTTACTTAGTTCTTTTCATAGCACCACCAGAGAGAGAGCAGAATATACACTGGCAATTCTTGAAACCCTTAAGGCATGGATAACAAAGCCAGCTACCAGCTGGAATGTTCTGGATTCCATAACACGCCTGATGGACACAGATGTCACAAGAATCACAGAACACCATCTCATTTAATTCCTCACTATCAGGCTGTAATTTCAAAAGCATACCACTGATTAGTAACATTCTTGACTCTCAACCCTTGAACAACTAAAATAGAAATTATTCCTTCTTGTTGCAATAtactttcattcaaatttacTTCTTTTAACCGCTATAAACCCTAAAGCTATAAAGATTGCCTAATTGTTGACTTGTTTAAGAAATGAAGATGTCAATCCTTAATCACCTCTGGAATTTAAATGAACGATTCTAACAACACCAAagacttaaaagaaaaacttggcaTTTTGCAAAGGGCCTCTTTACTTCACCTTCAAGATGTCAGAGTAGGATAATCACTTACTAACTTAATATGCATGAAGCATTTAAATAAAAAGCATGTTGAACAAATATCTTTTCAGTTTGGCTGTCATCTTCATCTTTATCTATTGTATATTGTACAAACTTGAATGATACTTACAGACTGGCAGATATCACAGCAGACATCCTCATCATACTCAATACTTAGTCCTTCTTGAGTGGCTATAGCATGCCCCATGTTGTCATAACACTACAATTAAGATTCAGTGTTAGATTTTATCTGACTAGCCTGATAAATGTAATATAACTGTATATCATAGAGTTCAGCACAATTTTCAGCAACAATTacaaccttaaccctttaactctcatgatctgattgtcaattttcccctcttgctgctacacatttccttgtagattagttttgagaattttgtgttggtcgaagataacaacttctagaAGATAAGATTaagcattctcattacctgtttgctggataaagtatggatattgtaaggagaagttgtaAGTTTGACACTTTCGAGtgttaaaaaaggtttaaacTACATTTCACCCTTCATTTCAGTTGGTTAATATTTTCTCAATTTATTATGTGACTTAAGTCTCAGATGTTACCTTGTTCTCAATGTATGCTAAAGCCTTTTCCATAGTTGACTCCTCTAATTCCATCAAACCTTTGTTCCGCCGAGATCTATTTAAAGTTATTAACCATTCTACATCCATTCTTCCCAAGTCATATGGACACCTTGACCCTGGTGGTCTACCTCGTGTTTTGCTTGGAGTTGAAAGTAGTTTCCCTGGCCtttagaaatggaaaaaaaacacctgtgttaaatttcaattatagtaaatattttcatataatCCTTAAGTGTGACAGGAATCTAGTTCCTTCTAACAGCAACATCACATAAGTAAACATTTAAATcacaaggaaaaaggaaatattgccaaccaaagaagctcccAACTGTTGCACATATTCACCTTGTCTTTAATATAAGAAATTCATAGAAAACAGTTTGAGGAatgtacatactgatgttaggatgtgaaAGGTTGAGTGTAATATGTACAAAAATCAATTACTTCAGTACCTGAATAAATCCTTCTTTTATCAATATTTAGAGACAGAAAGATTATCCAGCATGTTTAAACAATTAAATGATTCTTTAAACTGTGATTATCTCTCTCTGCTTATTCTAGCAATAAAttagctaaaaatatttaaaatcacATACAGCTTGAAGTTCCCTGATCTCTTGTAAGGAGTTTCCACCATTCTGTAGGATTAAAGAAAACAGGTTAATCAGAAACTACCCTAAAAGAGAAACACAAACTTCCTTCATCTCTTGGATGATATCAAATTAATCTCAACAATCAAACTAAACCATACAAATAATTATAAACACACCTAAATGATGGCTGAAAAACCCCTTCTGGATAAACAGGAACCTGATTAGAAATATAAAAGCATTTggcaattttcaaaaacaaagaaataaataagttaaagaAATGGGAGACAATCTTTTACACACAAGTAAAAGAATACAAAAGTTCATTCTACCAGGTTATACAAATAACACATCGACAACATGTAGATAgcaaatattttgaataatttgattACCTGTACACCTCTCTCCCATTCTTGTCTCCATTGATCTGATATGGTTACATAGTTCTCTGGACTTAAATTCTGATGATCTGGCAGTTTC from Pocillopora verrucosa isolate sample1 chromosome 14, ASM3666991v2, whole genome shotgun sequence carries:
- the LOC131776555 gene encoding protein Jade-3 codes for the protein MDSTAKKDRKSADVVDDIDVDIEKNKASKKAKQGEIKGLLSSVIADEIKGSSRPPSPASFSLEGRKPAEIFRTDLISAMKLPDHQNLSPENYVTISDQWRQEWERGVQVPVYPEGVFQPSFRMVETPYKRSGNFKLPGKLLSTPSKTRGRPPGSRCPYDLGRMDVEWLITLNRSRRNKGLMELEESTMEKALAYIENKCYDNMGHAIATQEGLSIEYDEDVCCDICQSPDSEELNEMVFCDSCDICVHQACYGIQNIPAGSWLCYPCLKGFKNCQCIFCSLSGGAMKRTKNNKGWAHVSCALWIPEVGFGNVSKMEPINRIENIPASRWNLVCSLCRDKVGACIQCTVKTCVTAFHVTCGFKHGLEMRTVLDDTATDGVRHISYCTKHSHKSKSPNKKTRDEDTGTPSTSEDAENLRQKRLKQMEEEFYKFVTPAEIAKDLNLPKELATKIHKYWALKRKAQDDIPLLPPTLQQQEKLSGKQGAVNSSTNLQAQLERILKLRCNLEKLRNLCYMVTKREKMRRELYRAREEVFWQEHAVLTDDSSDLDDNAVQRVLTMCKDNFSGDGSLPAAVEGGCPAESALSFRVSSTADSSSTTSSSGDCSSTEHRSVNGEGDSGGEAADEEETEESETEEDLFSSPARRTRSNSLLVNPSCLSIDSAAGSSKEPESIASGVIETPTRKRTREKTQTSPEASASTPKRVLRNTVRESEEPAVERDSVESETPRRRKIRHLSFPNDATDNIEASDKETIESTEEDGAVSRNSRARFTRTGNISGKTKTAEIRSEGEMSEKSEVDEESRKENDPLRQENMVEFDRPVRTVREAKRKRSKSTTAIDDDRRGKQARITDFMGRKSPNRKDLSAPKSPRTRANRRKSDSEESDRVATDSDADNSKRAPSSRSFTNGRKTSSANSSCPHCKLQHDKLAKCSWRYKQGSHTAECEDNWNRRELRLRSFQSPKSRARCSSVVSPKPHCCGSLMSKFCHATVT